ATTAATCGGATTAATTTTTCTATCAGTAATTGCTTCCTGTACAAATTCACAGGATGTGACCAAAAGTGACTGGTCTGCACTACAGTATTTTTATAATTCGGGACCACTTCCTCCTCCTTATCATTACAGTTATGAAATAACGATAAACAATAACGGCGAGTCTTCATTGAATTACCGTCTGGGGTATGACGAGCAAAAGCCTCCGATTAATTACAGTTTTAACGTATCGAAACAAGACCTCAAGCTGCTTTCGGAAAAAATAACTACTTCACAGCTTGCAACAGGAAAGATAAAAGCGGTTCCAGAGAATCAGCATCCTGTAGGTGGTTCACTTGAACGAGTGAAACTTATAATAACGAAAGAGAATCCTGAATTAGATCAACCGCCTGTTGCATTTGAGTCGCCGTATTTTCCTATAGAGATGTACAAGAAAAATCTGGATGAGTTGTATTCTTTTATTAAAAAACTCGTACCCGATAGTATTTGGGCAGATGCAGAAGCAAAGAAATCAGAATTCGAAAACAATCATAAAGAATAAAAAAAGAAATCTATTATTCTATTTTATTTCAGTATTGCCGACAAGTTTTTAACTATCCGGGGTCTATTACCTTTCAAAGTTTAAATTTCCATACTTATTTTCGGTAAGTACAGTTCAAGATTCATAAATATTGTGGATGATTTGCTTTAGATATATTACTAATATGAAACTGAATTAGTATTGTATTAGTGCTGTATTAGTACTGTATTAGTATTGTATTAGATATTGTGTAATATATGAAAAAACAGTGTATTAAGAATTTATTATTGAGAAACAGATGGTTTCAGGTTAAATTATTGATAAATCAGTGTTTTGCGTAGAATTTGGGAACATTTGAATTTTCGGATGGGAGATAAAAAAACCCCTTGGTTAAGGGGTTTTTTTATTTATTATTCTTGAAGTTTAATGTTTGTGAATATCTTTGTGCATTATTCTTTTCTTTTCTACTATCTTACCTTTACCATAGAGTTCTGAAATTGTTTTATGCATTTCTCTGTCGTTTTCTGCTCTCAACTGAGCAATTGAATAATCAATCATACTTTTAGGGAAAACTCCTTCTCTTTCGTAAAGTCCTCTTTTCTTTTCAAGAATATCGGCAGAATCTGCACAAGTTGTCGGTAAACTTGGAAATTCCGTATCAGTATTTTCCTCTTTTGTTTTTCCCTTGAAGTAAAGTTTCTCGGTTAGTTTCAGCGATTCTTCTGATTGTGTGAACCCATACTCTGCAGCCATTGTTATACCCGCCAACACCTGATGTACATTCGCACTTCCATCGGGAACTCGAAACTCTATGGTCTGCATACTATCAATCTTCATTGGTACACTTTTTTCTCCCGGGTTAACAAGTTCTGCAAGATTGCTTATCTTTGACCATCCAAGCGGTACTCTAACCATAGCTTTTCTGTTTGAATCACTCCAGAAAAATTGTGTGGGTGCTTCCATATTTGGCACAAGCCTTAAGTACGATGAAGGAACCGTATTTCCGAAGGCAGTTAAAGAGTCGGCAAAATGTAACAAACCTCCAATTAATTTATTTGAATGAGTTGTTAAATCTCCCTTCTCATCTACCATTATGCTCTTCCCGTCCTTCATAAGCTTAAGATGAAAATGCATTCCACTTCCTGCATAACCCTCTTCGATCTTAGGTGCGAATGTAGCAAGTATTCCATTTTGATATGCAATATTCCTAATGAGCCATTTTGCAATTACTATGTCGTCAGCTGCTTCTTCGATTGGAGTTGAAAGAAATTCTATCTCAAGCTGCTCTGCCATCTTGCCGTCAATTTCCGGATTTGCACTTACTATTTTTTCTATAAAACCTACTTCGCTATGTGCATATTTTACCTGTCCCGCTATATGTGTTATAATTCTTAGCATGTCAGATAATATTTTGCCTGATTTCAGGTAAGGACCTGAAGCGTGATAACCCTGCTGTTTGGGCGGGAAATACATATTGTTTATCGGATTAAACATAAGATAGAATTCAAGTTCCCCAAGTGCATGAAGCTCAATTCCTGTATTTTTCTTAAATAAATTTGCTGCTTTGTGCAGTATATTATCAGGTGTAAATGGTGCTAAC
The Ignavibacteria bacterium DNA segment above includes these coding regions:
- a CDS encoding glutamine synthetase family protein, whose protein sequence is MTKYALTSPLSKILDKPKEDFTREDLLKVIEEKQIETIRFHYIALDGKLKELRIPLPDRKNAEIVLTEGERVDGSSLFKGLVDSGLSDLYVVPVYKTAFLNPFNSTSLDLVCRYVTANGELAPFTPDNILHKAANLFKKNTGIELHALGELEFYLMFNPINNMYFPPKQQGYHASGPYLKSGKILSDMLRIITHIAGQVKYAHSEVGFIEKIVSANPEIDGKMAEQLEIEFLSTPIEEAADDIVIAKWLIRNIAYQNGILATFAPKIEEGYAGSGMHFHLKLMKDGKSIMVDEKGDLTTHSNKLIGGLLHFADSLTAFGNTVPSSYLRLVPNMEAPTQFFWSDSNRKAMVRVPLGWSKISNLAELVNPGEKSVPMKIDSMQTIEFRVPDGSANVHQVLAGITMAAEYGFTQSEESLKLTEKLYFKGKTKEENTDTEFPSLPTTCADSADILEKKRGLYEREGVFPKSMIDYSIAQLRAENDREMHKTISELYGKGKIVEKKRIMHKDIHKH